The Caldicoprobacter guelmensis genome includes a region encoding these proteins:
- the rbsK gene encoding ribokinase translates to MKKICVVGSLNMDLVVTVDRFPRPGETIIGREFTTYPGGKGGNQAVALGRLGADVLMVGKLGDDIFGEQYIKNLKENGVYVDGVRVEKGISSGIAVIEVDNTGENNIVIVAGANGRVDRAFIDENWPLMEERDIFLFQLEIPLDTVLYTVEKLKKAGKIIILDPAPARVLPDEILLNVDYITPNETEIEIITGMKIENDEDLHRACNWLISKGVKNVIAKVGKRGAYLATHDSFAHVPGFSVKAVDTTAAGDSFNAGFVFALAQGKGIIESIQFANAVGAISTTAKGAQSAMPTLEQVKAFMDEQMC, encoded by the coding sequence GTGAAAAAAATATGTGTGGTTGGTAGTTTAAATATGGATTTGGTGGTGACAGTTGATAGGTTTCCTAGACCGGGAGAGACCATCATAGGTAGGGAATTCACTACATATCCGGGGGGTAAGGGTGGTAATCAAGCTGTAGCTTTAGGACGCTTGGGTGCTGATGTATTGATGGTTGGGAAATTAGGGGATGACATATTTGGAGAGCAGTATATTAAAAACTTAAAAGAAAATGGTGTATACGTAGATGGAGTGCGGGTAGAAAAAGGGATTTCATCGGGGATCGCTGTAATAGAAGTGGATAATACTGGCGAAAATAACATTGTTATTGTTGCAGGAGCTAATGGGAGAGTCGATAGAGCTTTTATTGATGAAAATTGGCCTCTTATGGAAGAAAGGGATATTTTTTTATTTCAGCTGGAAATACCTTTAGATACTGTGCTGTATACCGTAGAAAAGCTCAAAAAGGCCGGTAAAATAATCATCCTAGATCCTGCTCCTGCAAGGGTACTGCCTGACGAGATTTTATTGAACGTTGATTATATTACTCCAAATGAAACCGAGATAGAAATTATAACAGGGATGAAGATAGAAAACGATGAAGATTTGCATCGAGCCTGTAATTGGCTTATCAGCAAAGGTGTGAAAAACGTTATTGCCAAAGTGGGTAAGAGGGGTGCATATCTGGCAACCCATGATAGCTTTGCTCATGTACCTGGTTTTTCTGTAAAAGCAGTGGATACAACTGCTGCAGGAGATTCTTTCAACGCGGGATTTGTTTTTGCGTTGGCTCAAGGCAAAGGCATAATTGAGAGCATACAGTTTGCTAACGCTGTGGGGGCCATATCTACTACCGCAAAAGGAGCCCAGTCTGCTATGCCTACCTTAGAGCAGGTGAAAGCCTTTATGGATGAGCAGATGTGTTAA
- a CDS encoding glycoside hydrolase family 140 protein, with translation MYGNNMQYLKISQNRRFLVKEDGTPFFWLADTAWELFHRLSREDAEYYLSTRAQQKFTVIQAVALAEFDGLTVPNAYGRVPLLKNSRGEYDPTLPDVLPGDNGYSYWDHVDFIIDKAASLGLYIALLPTWGDKYNKAWGKGPVIFDESNARVYGRWLGQRYKNKSNIVWVLGGDRPLTTFKHFAIIRAMAEGLKEGDGGSHLITFHPMGGYSSSYHVHDEEWLDFNMIQSGHGALNTPNYKMVSADYDLIHVKPTLDGEPCYEDHPIGFKPENGYFDDADVRKAAYWAVFAGAAGHTYGHHCVWSMCTKPEPYFIMHWKQAIMRPGARQMQYLRALMESRPFLERIPDQSLIAENYEGANHLRATRGNDYAFIYTPYGLEIKVNMGKISGQKVKAYWYDPREGVTVFIGEYDNQGVQSFMPPSSGRGNDWVLILDDALKDYQAPDPGKLL, from the coding sequence ATGTATGGTAATAATATGCAATATTTGAAAATAAGCCAAAACCGTAGATTTCTAGTAAAAGAAGATGGCACGCCGTTTTTCTGGCTTGCCGATACCGCTTGGGAACTCTTCCACAGGCTCAGCCGTGAGGATGCAGAATATTATCTATCAACGCGTGCGCAGCAGAAATTTACGGTTATTCAGGCGGTTGCATTGGCTGAATTTGATGGCCTGACTGTACCCAATGCATATGGAAGGGTGCCTTTATTAAAGAACAGCCGTGGGGAGTATGACCCTACTTTGCCCGATGTTTTACCAGGAGATAACGGTTATAGTTATTGGGACCATGTGGACTTCATAATCGATAAAGCTGCCTCGCTTGGATTGTACATAGCGTTGCTTCCTACATGGGGAGACAAATACAACAAAGCCTGGGGTAAAGGACCTGTTATATTTGATGAGAGCAATGCCAGAGTGTATGGTCGCTGGCTAGGACAGCGTTATAAGAATAAATCAAACATCGTATGGGTGCTAGGTGGGGATCGTCCTTTAACTACTTTCAAGCATTTCGCGATTATTAGAGCGATGGCAGAAGGTCTCAAAGAGGGGGATGGTGGAAGCCATTTAATTACCTTTCATCCAATGGGAGGATATTCATCTTCGTATCATGTTCATGATGAGGAATGGCTTGATTTCAATATGATACAGTCAGGTCATGGTGCCTTGAATACTCCCAACTACAAGATGGTAAGCGCTGATTATGACTTAATACATGTCAAACCCACATTGGATGGGGAACCGTGCTATGAGGACCATCCCATTGGTTTTAAGCCTGAAAATGGCTATTTTGATGATGCCGATGTGAGGAAGGCTGCGTATTGGGCTGTTTTTGCCGGAGCAGCAGGTCATACCTATGGACATCATTGCGTTTGGTCTATGTGCACAAAACCAGAACCATATTTCATTATGCACTGGAAACAGGCCATTATGAGGCCTGGGGCGAGGCAGATGCAGTATTTGAGGGCGCTTATGGAGTCAAGGCCTTTCCTGGAACGCATTCCTGACCAAAGCCTGATTGCTGAAAATTATGAAGGCGCTAATCATTTAAGGGCAACGCGTGGGAATGATTACGCGTTTATATACACTCCATATGGACTTGAAATAAAAGTTAATATGGGGAAGATATCAGGTCAAAAAGTAAAGGCTTATTGGTATGACCCCAGAGAAGGAGTTACTGTTTTTATTGGAGAATACGATAATCAAGGTGTGCAAAGCTTTATGCCGCCTTCAAGTGGTAGAGGAAATGACTGGGTGCTAATACTGGATGACGCTTTGAAAGATTATCAAGCGCCAGATCCTGGGAAGTTACTTTAA
- a CDS encoding TMEM165/GDT1 family protein, with protein MNWKLFWLAFCMLFIAELGDKTQLTVFTLATQHKDPLPVFLGASLALVVVTLLGSFLGGVITRYIPTYYLRLLAGLLFVGIGIFILREALPQVWHVIIMRK; from the coding sequence ATGAATTGGAAATTGTTTTGGTTGGCGTTTTGTATGTTGTTTATAGCAGAGCTTGGGGATAAGACGCAGCTGACTGTCTTCACCCTGGCTACTCAACACAAAGATCCTTTGCCGGTATTTCTTGGCGCTTCTTTAGCTCTTGTAGTGGTCACCTTGTTGGGCTCTTTTCTCGGTGGGGTGATAACTAGATATATTCCCACGTATTATCTGCGGCTTTTAGCTGGCCTTTTGTTTGTGGGAATCGGCATCTTCATTTTGCGGGAAGCCTTACCCCAAGTATGGCATGTGATAATTATGAGGAAATGA
- a CDS encoding homocysteine S-methyltransferase family protein yields the protein MDFRTELKRRLIVFDGAMGTMVQRHGLPPGQPPEIFNIIRPEVIEDIHRQYIEAGADVITTNTFGANDLKLKGTGYTVEQVITQAVALARRAAGNKWVALDMGPIGQLMEPMGPLSFEEAYELYARQVKAGVKAGVDLILIETLSDLYEAKAAVLAAKENSSLPVICTLTFDQTGRTLTGADPLTAVVVLESLGVDALGVNCSLGPEGLLSIIDEFVSYSSLPVLVQPNAGLPQVVEGRAVYPSTPEVFQRHIMTMVQMGVRLVGGCCGTTPDFIRAIKQAVEGLTPASISAKGFTAVASGSKAVILGQGVKVIGGRIKASYNENIAWAIQNRELGDVVSEAIVQRRQGADILAVDAAVPGLDEKEAMLNLVREVQAVVNLPLQLNSASADVLEASMRIYNGKPLVRGVSSEQAVMDSIFPTVAKYGACVVGCTRNEEGTPVDARSRVKMAERIVSVAESYGIQKENIIIDCTMTDVADHPLKAMETLKAVELIEKELGLITTMDIQGVCEVWHGNENIGSTYLAMALAYGLDIPVVDLGDARIVETIKAFRFLSGQQ from the coding sequence ATGGACTTTAGAACCGAGCTAAAGCGCCGCTTGATCGTATTTGACGGTGCAATGGGCACTATGGTACAGCGCCATGGACTGCCTCCTGGTCAGCCACCAGAGATATTCAATATTATACGTCCAGAGGTTATAGAGGACATCCACAGGCAATACATAGAAGCGGGAGCTGATGTGATAACCACCAACACCTTTGGGGCTAATGACCTTAAGCTTAAAGGGACAGGGTACACGGTGGAGCAGGTGATAACCCAGGCAGTGGCTTTGGCACGGCGTGCAGCAGGGAATAAATGGGTAGCCTTGGACATGGGGCCTATAGGTCAGCTCATGGAGCCCATGGGGCCATTATCCTTTGAGGAGGCTTACGAACTTTATGCCAGGCAGGTAAAAGCAGGGGTAAAGGCAGGAGTAGACCTCATTTTGATTGAAACCTTAAGTGACCTGTATGAGGCTAAGGCGGCTGTGTTGGCTGCAAAAGAAAACAGCTCTTTGCCTGTCATATGTACTTTGACTTTTGATCAAACCGGAAGAACGCTTACAGGAGCTGACCCGCTGACTGCCGTGGTGGTACTTGAGAGCCTTGGGGTTGATGCTTTAGGAGTTAACTGCTCATTGGGTCCAGAAGGCCTGCTGTCTATAATAGATGAATTTGTATCCTATTCCAGCCTTCCAGTGTTGGTACAGCCCAATGCAGGGTTGCCTCAGGTAGTGGAGGGGCGTGCGGTTTATCCTTCAACTCCTGAAGTTTTTCAGCGACATATCATGACGATGGTCCAGATGGGTGTCAGGCTAGTAGGGGGATGTTGTGGGACTACCCCCGATTTCATAAGGGCTATAAAACAGGCAGTAGAGGGACTGACACCTGCATCAATATCAGCAAAGGGGTTTACGGCCGTGGCTTCGGGTTCAAAAGCTGTCATTCTCGGTCAGGGTGTAAAGGTTATTGGAGGTAGAATAAAGGCAAGTTATAATGAAAATATTGCCTGGGCAATACAAAATAGAGAGCTAGGGGATGTGGTATCAGAAGCCATCGTACAGAGAAGGCAAGGGGCGGATATACTTGCCGTCGATGCAGCTGTTCCAGGGCTAGACGAAAAGGAGGCAATGCTCAACCTGGTACGCGAAGTTCAGGCTGTAGTCAATCTTCCGCTGCAGCTTAATAGCGCGAGTGCTGATGTTTTGGAAGCCAGTATGAGGATATACAATGGTAAGCCCCTGGTGCGTGGAGTGAGCTCAGAGCAGGCTGTCATGGATTCGATATTTCCAACTGTAGCAAAGTACGGTGCCTGCGTTGTCGGATGCACTAGAAATGAAGAAGGGACCCCGGTTGATGCCCGGAGTAGGGTAAAGATGGCCGAGAGGATTGTAAGCGTTGCTGAGTCCTATGGTATACAGAAGGAGAATATAATCATAGATTGTACAATGACAGATGTGGCTGATCACCCTTTGAAAGCCATGGAGACGCTTAAAGCTGTTGAGCTGATTGAGAAGGAACTGGGGCTTATCACGACGATGGACATACAAGGCGTATGTGAAGTATGGCACGGCAATGAAAATATTGGGAGTACTTATCTTGCTATGGCGTTGGCCTATGGCCTTGATATCCCGGTAGTAGACCTGGGGGATGCGCGCATTGTGGAAACCATTAAAGCTTTCCGCTTTCTTAGTGGTCAACAGTAG
- a CDS encoding glycosyltransferase family 4 protein produces the protein MKQHYISLAKGLKGAGFEVLAACNFDATTMEELRDEGIKVCPFHLPGEIQPHMDAIRAVEIANMIVKHGVDVLHCHGFKAGVVGRVGAILAGCPKVYTVHNSVLSSFHGMRRTMLSKIEKALTRRTEGIVAVSNALKLELERECGIPGDKVTVIYNGISLPLVGKGQNVRRRLGIKPEAVVVGSVARLIPSKGIHYLLDAIPLIKNCCENVCFMIVGDGPYERALKMRTEDLGIEDDVIFTGYVTPVWDYLDAMDVFVLPSLSEGLSVSILEAMAMGKPVIASSVGGIPEIITHGKNGYLVPPGDPAALACAIICLIKNAHLRESLACKGRERVMTHFLVEKMVEVTAQLLEKCVCVKTHG, from the coding sequence ATGAAGCAACACTATATTTCTCTAGCAAAGGGATTGAAAGGTGCAGGATTTGAGGTGTTAGCGGCATGCAACTTTGATGCAACCACAATGGAAGAACTACGGGATGAAGGTATAAAGGTTTGTCCATTTCATCTTCCGGGAGAAATACAACCACATATGGATGCAATTAGAGCGGTGGAAATCGCAAACATGATAGTCAAACACGGGGTGGACGTGTTACACTGCCATGGATTCAAGGCCGGGGTGGTAGGTAGGGTCGGAGCAATTTTGGCTGGATGTCCTAAAGTATACACTGTTCACAATTCCGTGTTGTCATCATTCCATGGGATGAGGCGTACAATGCTATCCAAGATAGAGAAAGCACTGACAAGACGTACAGAAGGTATTGTCGCGGTGTCCAATGCACTCAAGCTTGAACTTGAACGGGAATGCGGCATTCCCGGTGATAAGGTCACTGTTATTTATAACGGCATATCATTGCCTTTGGTTGGAAAAGGTCAAAATGTAAGGCGACGTTTGGGGATAAAACCAGAAGCAGTGGTAGTAGGGAGTGTAGCCAGGCTCATACCATCCAAGGGAATTCATTATCTTTTGGACGCCATACCGTTGATAAAGAATTGTTGTGAAAATGTTTGTTTTATGATAGTGGGGGATGGCCCGTATGAGAGGGCGCTTAAAATGCGAACCGAGGACCTTGGTATTGAGGATGATGTAATATTTACGGGATATGTAACGCCGGTATGGGATTATTTAGATGCCATGGATGTCTTTGTATTGCCTAGCTTATCCGAAGGTTTAAGTGTTTCCATACTGGAAGCCATGGCAATGGGTAAACCCGTTATAGCTTCAAGTGTTGGCGGAATACCTGAAATAATTACGCATGGCAAAAACGGATATCTGGTACCGCCGGGAGATCCCGCGGCTCTGGCTTGTGCCATAATTTGTTTAATTAAAAATGCCCATCTACGGGAAAGCTTGGCATGCAAGGGCCGCGAACGTGTGATGACACACTTTTTAGTTGAAAAAATGGTTGAGGTTACGGCCCAGTTACTGGAAAAGTGTGTATGTGTAAAAACTCATGGTTAA